The following proteins are encoded in a genomic region of Streptococcus sp. 29892:
- a CDS encoding VOC family protein, whose translation MLKAMEVYLVTNGNGLEAIEFYKNALGAEVEQVNLYKDFLPDCPAELENHVMNAQFRLNGQRFMLSDNNPEMPYSVGDNITVALITEDAETAKDLFTKLSEGAMKITMDLQAVPWSPAYGSLQDKFGIHWQVNAEVAGYGQEYYAEQN comes from the coding sequence ATGCTTAAAGCGATGGAAGTATATTTGGTAACAAATGGAAATGGTTTAGAAGCGATTGAATTCTACAAAAATGCACTTGGTGCAGAGGTGGAACAAGTAAACTTATACAAAGATTTCTTGCCAGACTGTCCAGCAGAATTAGAAAACCATGTCATGAATGCCCAATTCCGTTTGAACGGACAACGTTTCATGCTTTCTGACAATAACCCAGAAATGCCTTATTCAGTTGGCGACAACATTACTGTTGCCTTGATTACAGAAGACGCAGAAACCGCGAAAGACTTGTTCACAAAACTATCTGAAGGTGCTATGAAAATTACAATGGACTTGCAAGCTGTGCCATGGTCACCTGCTTATGGTTCCTTGCAAGACAAATTCGGTATCCACTGGCAGGTCAACGCAGAAGTAGCAGGCTACGGTCAAGAATATTACGCAGAACAAAACTAA
- a CDS encoding permease — protein sequence MNKSLIWELVKINILYSNPQLLASVKKKQNKNKDGRFSAYRSILIQQGFLILMMAILYSVFFLGIDYKRSTGFFSLQLAQFAILATVYGFTGFFSVFYDSKDTKLYLPLPLKASEVFIAKFLSAQGMVLPFLIPCLSLLIITYWQIGGPAFALFALPSFILLWFLVNLLNMIFMHFIGEILTKSPHKTTISTILLTGSSLVSMGALMFLQSQQTVSLQSDGFVQFPELPLFVGFHYIISQPISLGTVINLILPIFFMLGLVHFAFKTVIPNYFQQVLAIDTASSKRKVGKPRKLPQNLNQALIKHHLSTLNDSNLMVQTFLQSLVLGVALLPSISKITEGGRLGVLSWEYFGIALLAGCLLGSMFAGATTFIGTAMSLEKENYHFIRTLPINFKQFTIQKFWVIAAVQFLVPTLLYLMLALFVMKVNMVLALFFGLGILVSALLTGQIYYWRDQRLLMLNWQNSNQLFGRGAGQWLIAGSILLTMIFGFILLVISSVMTTIIGPTLVSSGLATLILVLSGLLQFFLYKSYWQKL from the coding sequence ATGAACAAATCTCTGATTTGGGAATTGGTCAAAATCAATATCCTCTACTCCAACCCGCAACTGCTAGCTTCCGTCAAGAAAAAACAAAATAAGAATAAAGATGGACGTTTTTCAGCCTATCGGAGCATCCTTATCCAACAAGGCTTCCTCATTCTGATGATGGCTATTCTCTACTCCGTCTTCTTTCTAGGGATTGATTACAAACGGTCCACAGGTTTCTTCTCCCTACAACTAGCCCAATTTGCTATACTGGCAACCGTATACGGTTTCACAGGCTTCTTTTCTGTCTTCTACGACAGCAAGGACACCAAACTCTATCTACCTCTTCCCTTAAAAGCAAGCGAGGTTTTTATCGCCAAATTCTTATCGGCTCAAGGTATGGTCTTGCCCTTCCTCATCCCCTGCCTCTCTCTTCTTATCATTACCTATTGGCAAATAGGTGGACCAGCCTTTGCACTTTTTGCCTTGCCAAGTTTTATTCTCCTATGGTTCCTAGTCAATCTTCTCAATATGATTTTTATGCACTTTATCGGAGAAATCTTGACTAAGAGCCCACATAAGACAACCATTTCTACCATTCTTCTGACAGGCTCATCTCTGGTTTCAATGGGAGCGCTTATGTTTCTCCAATCCCAGCAGACTGTTTCCCTCCAATCAGATGGTTTTGTTCAGTTTCCAGAATTGCCACTTTTTGTCGGTTTCCACTACATCATCAGCCAACCAATTTCGTTGGGGACAGTTATCAATCTCATCCTTCCTATTTTCTTCATGTTGGGATTGGTCCACTTTGCCTTTAAAACTGTTATTCCGAATTATTTCCAACAGGTTTTGGCGATTGATACTGCTTCATCAAAACGTAAGGTCGGCAAACCAAGGAAATTACCTCAGAATTTAAATCAGGCCCTTATCAAACACCATTTATCTACCCTCAACGATAGCAACCTGATGGTACAGACCTTCTTACAGTCATTGGTGCTAGGAGTTGCCCTGCTCCCTTCAATTTCAAAAATTACTGAAGGTGGTAGACTGGGTGTTCTTTCATGGGAATATTTCGGAATTGCTTTACTGGCCGGCTGTTTGTTAGGAAGCATGTTCGCAGGTGCTACAACCTTTATCGGAACAGCTATGTCCTTGGAAAAGGAAAACTATCACTTCATCCGAACCTTACCCATTAACTTCAAACAGTTTACGATTCAGAAGTTTTGGGTGATTGCTGCGGTTCAATTCCTGGTTCCGACTTTGCTCTATCTCATGTTAGCCCTATTTGTCATGAAAGTAAACATGGTCTTAGCCCTCTTCTTTGGTCTAGGCATACTTGTTTCTGCCCTACTAACTGGACAAATATACTACTGGAGGGACCAACGCCTACTCATGCTCAACTGGCAGAACTCCAACCAGCTTTTCGGTCGCGGAGCGGGTCAATGGCTGATTGCTGGTTCCATCTTGCTAACGATGATTTTCGGATTCATCTTGCTCGTCATCAGTAGTGTAATGACTACCATCATTGGTCCGACCTTAGTAAGCTCTGGACTAGCAACCTTGATTCTTGTCCTTTCGGGATTACTGCAATTCTTTCTCTATAAATCCTATTGGCAAAAATTGTAA
- a CDS encoding ABC transporter ATP-binding protein, with protein sequence MIQFNHVSKAYGDTVALDDLDLTIESGEIFGLIGHNGAGKTTTISLLTSIIQASHGTISVDGLHLEENRDEVKKRIAYVPDSPDIFLHLTAFEYWHFMGKVYGVNKDTVDQRINKLASLFDITARQHEPIDSFSHGMRQKTIIIGALIPKPDIWILDEPLTGLDPQASFDLKQMMKDHAKGGNTVLFSTHVLSVAEQLCDRIGILRKGRLIFVGSLEELKSQYPDKDLETIYLELAGRQQREAGEVG encoded by the coding sequence ATGATTCAATTTAACCACGTTAGTAAAGCCTATGGCGACACAGTAGCCCTTGATGATTTGGATTTGACCATCGAAAGTGGGGAAATTTTCGGCTTGATTGGACATAACGGTGCTGGTAAGACAACGACAATCAGTTTGCTCACTTCTATTATTCAAGCCAGTCATGGAACCATCTCCGTCGACGGACTTCATCTGGAAGAAAATCGAGATGAGGTCAAAAAACGGATTGCCTATGTACCAGACTCGCCTGATATTTTTCTTCACTTGACTGCTTTTGAATATTGGCACTTTATGGGCAAGGTTTACGGAGTGAACAAAGACACTGTTGACCAACGTATCAACAAGCTAGCCAGCCTTTTTGACATAACTGCCCGTCAGCACGAACCCATTGACAGTTTCTCCCACGGTATGCGACAGAAAACCATTATCATCGGCGCCCTCATTCCCAAGCCAGATATTTGGATTTTGGATGAACCCTTGACAGGACTGGATCCCCAGGCCTCATTTGACCTCAAGCAGATGATGAAGGACCATGCCAAGGGTGGCAACACCGTTCTCTTTTCGACCCACGTTTTGTCTGTTGCAGAACAACTCTGTGACCGTATTGGCATTCTCAGAAAGGGACGACTCATCTTCGTAGGCAGTCTGGAAGAATTAAAATCCCAATATCCTGACAAGGACTTGGAAACCATCTACCTAGAATTAGCAGGTCGCCAACAAAGAGAGGCAGGTGAGGTCGGATGA
- the uvrB gene encoding excinuclease ABC subunit UvrB — protein MINRNTENQFKLVSKYAPSGDQPQAIETLVDNIEGGEKAQILMGATGTGKTYTMSQVIARVNKPTLVIAHNKTLAGQLYSEFKEFFPENAVEYFVSYYDYYQPEAYVPSSDTYIEKDSSVNDEIDKLRHSATSALLERNDVIVVASVSCIYGLGSPKEYSDSVVSLRPGQEISRDQLLNSLVDIQFERNDIDFQRGRFRVRGDVVEIFPASRDEHAFRVEFFGDEIDRIREIESLTGKVLGDVDHLAIFPATHFVTNDDHMETAIAKIQAELEEQLKVFEAEGKLLEAQRLKQRTDYDIEMLREMGYTNGVENYSRHMDGRSEGEPPYTLLDFFPEDYLIMIDESHMTMGQIKGMYNGDRSRKEMLVNYGFRLPSALDNRPLRREEFESHVHQIVYVSATPGDYEMEQTDTVVEQIIRPTGLLDPEVEVRPTMGQMDDLLGEINARVEKGERTFITTLTKKMAEDLTDYLKEMGVKVKYMHSDIKTLERTEIIRDLRLGVFDVLIGINLLREGIDVPEVSLVAILDADKEGFLRNERGLIQTIGRAARNSEGHVIMYADKVTESMRKAMEETARRRQIQMAYNEEHGIIPQTIKKEIRDLIRVTKAVTQDKEEVVDFNALNKDERKAMIKKLEGQMQEAAEVLDFELAAQIRDMVIELKNM, from the coding sequence ATGATTAACCGAAATACTGAAAACCAATTTAAACTTGTGTCAAAATATGCACCGTCTGGTGACCAGCCCCAAGCCATTGAAACCTTGGTTGATAACATCGAGGGGGGCGAAAAAGCCCAGATTCTCATGGGGGCGACTGGTACCGGTAAAACCTACACCATGAGTCAGGTCATTGCCCGTGTCAATAAGCCCACTCTGGTTATCGCCCACAACAAGACCCTAGCTGGTCAGCTCTACAGTGAGTTCAAGGAATTCTTCCCAGAAAATGCGGTCGAATACTTCGTATCTTACTACGATTACTACCAGCCAGAAGCCTATGTTCCGTCCAGCGACACCTATATCGAAAAGGATAGTTCGGTCAATGATGAGATTGACAAGCTCCGCCACTCAGCGACCTCAGCCCTGCTGGAGCGAAACGATGTTATTGTCGTGGCTTCGGTTTCCTGTATTTACGGTTTGGGTTCGCCCAAGGAATATTCAGATAGCGTGGTCAGTCTGCGACCAGGTCAGGAGATTTCCCGGGATCAGTTGCTCAATTCTCTGGTAGATATCCAGTTTGAGCGCAATGACATCGACTTCCAACGGGGGCGCTTCCGTGTGCGTGGAGATGTAGTGGAGATTTTCCCAGCTTCTCGTGATGAACACGCCTTCCGTGTGGAGTTTTTTGGGGATGAAATCGACCGCATTCGTGAGATTGAAAGCCTGACAGGTAAGGTTTTGGGCGATGTGGACCACTTGGCCATTTTCCCTGCTACCCACTTCGTGACCAACGATGATCATATGGAAACGGCTATTGCTAAAATTCAGGCAGAGCTGGAAGAGCAGCTCAAGGTCTTTGAGGCAGAAGGAAAACTCTTAGAAGCTCAGCGATTGAAACAACGGACCGACTACGACATCGAAATGCTGCGGGAGATGGGCTATACCAACGGAGTTGAGAACTATTCACGACACATGGACGGGCGAAGCGAGGGCGAGCCTCCTTATACCCTACTGGACTTTTTCCCTGAAGATTATCTCATCATGATTGACGAGAGCCACATGACCATGGGGCAGATTAAGGGGATGTACAATGGTGACCGCTCACGCAAGGAGATGCTGGTCAACTATGGTTTCCGCCTCCCGAGTGCATTGGACAACCGTCCGCTGCGCAGGGAAGAATTTGAGAGTCATGTCCACCAGATTGTCTATGTATCTGCGACGCCAGGTGACTATGAAATGGAGCAGACCGATACCGTTGTCGAGCAAATCATTCGGCCGACAGGGCTTCTGGATCCAGAAGTGGAAGTCCGTCCAACCATGGGGCAAATGGATGACCTCTTGGGCGAAATCAATGCCCGTGTTGAGAAAGGTGAGCGGACCTTTATCACTACCCTGACCAAGAAAATGGCAGAGGACTTGACCGACTACCTGAAAGAAATGGGTGTTAAGGTCAAGTATATGCACTCGGATATCAAGACCTTGGAGCGTACGGAGATTATCCGTGACTTGCGTCTAGGTGTTTTCGATGTTCTGATAGGGATTAACCTCTTGCGTGAAGGGATTGACGTGCCAGAAGTTAGTCTGGTGGCAATCTTGGATGCTGATAAGGAAGGTTTCCTCCGTAATGAACGAGGGCTCATCCAGACAATCGGTCGGGCGGCCCGTAACTCTGAAGGTCATGTGATTATGTATGCAGACAAGGTCACCGAGTCTATGCGGAAGGCCATGGAAGAAACAGCCCGCCGCCGTCAAATCCAAATGGCTTATAATGAAGAACATGGCATCATTCCACAGACCATTAAGAAAGAAATCCGTGACCTGATTAGAGTGACCAAGGCTGTCACTCAGGACAAGGAAGAAGTAGTGGACTTCAACGCCCTCAACAAAGACGAACGCAAGGCTATGATCAAGAAACTGGAAGGACAAATGCAGGAAGCAGCAGAAGTGCTTGACTTTGAACTGGCAGCTCAGATTCGTGACATGGTCATCGAGTTGAAGAATATGTAA